A section of the Anabaena cylindrica PCC 7122 genome encodes:
- a CDS encoding FtsW/RodA/SpoVE family cell cycle protein: protein MNLRQLIPIFDSSVATWAIEARLLRWLTMIWLFCGLIVLFSASYPVADERHGDGMYYFKRQIIWVLVSLIIFNIIVNLPLRKVLGVSHWFLLLFLGLIFVTLIPGLGKKAFDAARWIAVGPIPIQPSELIKPFLVLQSARLFGQWERLSWGVRLSWLGVFCLVLLGILAQPNLSTTALCGMTIWLIALAAGIPSKYLGGTALGGVVLALLSISIKEYQRRRVMSFLNPWADATGDGYQLVQSLLAVGSGKTWGVGFGLSQQKLFYLPIQDTDFIFAIFAEEFGFIGSMLLLLLLAVFATLGLIVAFKAKNTIHRLVAIGITVVLIGQSLLHIGVATGALPTTGLPLPMFSYGGNSMIASLVAAALLIRVARESSEAEVVPLRTTQPDNGRKRRIF from the coding sequence GTGAATCTACGCCAATTAATTCCAATTTTTGATAGTTCCGTTGCCACTTGGGCAATAGAGGCACGGTTATTGCGCTGGTTAACGATGATTTGGTTGTTTTGCGGCTTAATCGTCCTATTTTCAGCATCCTATCCCGTAGCTGATGAACGACATGGTGACGGGATGTACTATTTTAAGCGTCAAATCATTTGGGTATTAGTTTCATTAATAATCTTCAACATTATTGTTAATCTCCCCTTACGGAAAGTTCTGGGGGTATCTCATTGGTTTTTGTTGCTGTTTTTAGGGTTAATTTTCGTCACCCTAATTCCTGGATTAGGAAAAAAGGCATTTGACGCAGCCAGGTGGATAGCAGTGGGGCCAATTCCCATCCAACCATCAGAATTGATTAAACCCTTTTTAGTTCTGCAAAGTGCTAGGCTTTTCGGTCAGTGGGAAAGATTAAGCTGGGGGGTTCGACTCTCTTGGTTAGGTGTCTTCTGTCTTGTACTGTTAGGAATCCTTGCCCAACCTAACTTAAGTACAACAGCACTGTGCGGAATGACTATTTGGTTAATTGCTTTAGCTGCTGGAATACCATCCAAATACTTGGGAGGAACAGCCCTTGGTGGGGTGGTATTAGCATTATTGAGTATTAGCATCAAAGAATATCAACGTAGACGAGTGATGTCTTTTCTCAATCCCTGGGCTGATGCTACAGGAGATGGTTATCAATTAGTACAGAGTTTATTAGCAGTAGGTTCGGGTAAAACTTGGGGAGTTGGATTTGGACTTTCTCAACAAAAGCTGTTTTATTTACCAATTCAAGATACTGATTTTATATTTGCAATATTTGCTGAGGAATTTGGCTTTATTGGTAGTATGTTGCTGTTATTACTTTTAGCTGTATTCGCTACTTTGGGACTAATTGTAGCATTCAAGGCCAAAAATACTATTCATCGGTTAGTGGCAATTGGCATCACGGTGGTTTTGATTGGACAGTCATTACTGCATATTGGTGTGGCTACAGGTGCGCTGCCAACTACCGGTTTGCCTTTGCCTATGTTTAGTTATGGTGGTAATTCGATGATTGCCAGTTTGGTAGCTGCTGCGTTGCTGATTAGAGTAGCCAGAGAGAGTAGTGAGGCGGAGGTCGTGCCTTTGCGGACAACGCAGCCCGATAATGGACGTAAAAGACGGATATTTTAG
- a CDS encoding CHASE2 domain-containing protein produces the protein MRDVRKYLRHSLNKKYLLNPYILTALVSIGLWQVGTWTSLELLGFNLLFRTRNYLPHPSWDSRIAVIGIDDATLRQYGQFPLSRDRYTQLLETLEASPPAVIGFDILFTDPTSHDAALAEAMAINGQVVLAIAPNLHKQTLRPVPILDRVTSKGHIVNNVDLDGVTRKYSLYINQVPSLGIMLLQGYNNSLQQTFTADTTKPTKPQIALPPMQLGVTTQSVLINWLGQTQQDQGILTYSFADVIQKKVDTAKLKNKIILVGLTATGANDSLKTPFDQIPPTSGVYLHAALIDNLLNNRLLQRLPRQFELLLLFGFGLGSTLILAPLTFPKRALVIALLPFAWFNLSVLALTISNLWLPIAAPISTIFLAALTVQWQEQKEKQQLMSLFARHVSQETATLIWQNRADIFQNGQLEAKEMVATVLFTDIRGFTSISEDMKPRELLDWLNLYLGAMAECIQEHHGVVDKFIGDAVMAVFGIPFPHTCSEEIQQDAIDAVSAAISMQKRLVLLNQELERLGKPVISIGIGIHTGLIVAGSVGGSQRLNYSVLGDAVNIASRLEQLNKNTDWYNPQNILISETTFHLIKKHFHAQKIEQLNLRGRHQLTMIYSVIGLID, from the coding sequence ATGCGAGATGTTCGGAAATACCTACGACATTCTTTAAATAAAAAATATTTACTGAATCCTTATATATTGACTGCTCTTGTCTCAATTGGATTATGGCAAGTAGGGACTTGGACTAGTTTAGAGTTACTAGGATTTAATTTATTGTTTCGCACACGCAACTATTTACCTCATCCGAGTTGGGATTCACGGATTGCCGTGATTGGGATTGATGATGCGACATTACGCCAGTATGGGCAGTTTCCATTATCGCGCGATCGCTATACTCAATTGTTAGAAACCCTAGAAGCCTCTCCTCCAGCCGTTATCGGCTTTGATATTCTATTTACAGATCCTACCAGTCACGATGCCGCACTAGCCGAAGCAATGGCAATAAATGGTCAGGTTGTCTTAGCAATCGCCCCCAATTTACACAAACAGACCTTGCGTCCAGTGCCAATTTTAGATCGCGTCACCAGCAAAGGCCACATTGTCAACAATGTCGATTTGGATGGAGTCACACGTAAATACTCCCTCTACATCAATCAAGTTCCCTCCCTCGGCATCATGTTGTTACAAGGATACAACAATAGCTTGCAACAGACCTTTACAGCAGACACCACCAAGCCTACAAAGCCACAAATTGCCTTACCACCCATGCAATTGGGAGTAACAACACAATCAGTTTTGATTAACTGGTTAGGACAAACTCAGCAAGATCAAGGAATCCTTACCTATTCCTTTGCTGATGTCATCCAGAAAAAAGTAGATACAGCCAAACTCAAAAACAAAATTATTTTAGTCGGATTAACCGCCACCGGAGCCAACGATTCCTTAAAAACCCCCTTCGATCAAATACCACCAACATCTGGTGTCTACCTACACGCTGCCTTGATTGATAATCTACTTAACAACCGACTACTGCAAAGATTGCCCAGGCAATTTGAACTCTTATTATTATTCGGATTTGGCCTCGGTTCTACTCTGATACTAGCCCCTTTAACATTTCCTAAACGCGCTCTTGTTATAGCCCTGCTGCCTTTTGCCTGGTTCAATCTATCAGTTTTAGCTCTCACTATCTCCAACCTCTGGTTGCCAATCGCTGCTCCCATTAGCACAATCTTCTTAGCTGCCTTAACTGTGCAATGGCAAGAACAAAAAGAAAAACAACAATTGATGAGTTTATTTGCACGTCATGTTTCCCAGGAAACAGCAACATTAATTTGGCAAAACCGGGCAGATATTTTTCAAAATGGTCAATTAGAAGCTAAAGAAATGGTAGCAACGGTTTTATTTACCGACATTCGGGGTTTTACCTCAATTTCTGAGGATATGAAACCACGCGAGTTGCTCGACTGGTTAAACTTATACCTGGGTGCAATGGCTGAGTGCATTCAAGAGCATCATGGAGTAGTCGATAAATTTATTGGTGATGCCGTAATGGCTGTTTTTGGCATTCCCTTTCCCCACACCTGCTCAGAAGAAATTCAACAAGATGCCATTGATGCTGTCTCTGCCGCCATATCTATGCAGAAAAGATTAGTACTATTAAATCAGGAATTAGAACGGCTAGGCAAGCCTGTTATTAGCATCGGTATTGGCATTCATACAGGTCTGATAGTTGCTGGCAGCGTTGGTGGATCTCAAAGATTAAATTATTCCGTATTGGGAGATGCTGTCAATATTGCATCTCGATTGGAACAACTCAACAAAAATACAGACTGGTATAATCCTCAAAACATCTTAATCAGTGAAACAACATTCCATCTCATCAAAAAGCATTTTCATGCCCAAAAAATAGAGCAGTTAAATCTACGTGGACGGCACCAATTAACAATGATTTATTCGGTTATTGGATTAATAGATTAA
- a CDS encoding NAD(P)H-quinone oxidoreductase subunit H — translation MSRIETRTEPMVLNMGPHHPSMHGVLRLIMTLDGEDVVDCEPVIGYLHRGMEKIAENRSNIMYVPYVSRWDYAAGMFNEAVTVNAPEKLAGVAVPKRASYIRVIMLELNRIANHLLWFGPFLADVGAQTPFFYQFREREMIYDLWEAATGYRMVNNNYFRVGGVAADLPYGWVDKCLDFCEYFIPKVDEYERLVTNNPIFRRRIEGIGTITREEAINWGLSGPMLRASGVKWDLRKVDHYECYDDFDWDVQWETTGDCLARYMVRMREMRESVKIIKQAIQGLPGGPYENLEAKRLMAGKKSEWDAFDYQFIGKKVSPSFKIPTGEIYARVESGKGELGIYLVGDNNVFPWRWKIRPADFNNLQILPHLLRGMKVADIVVILGSIDVIMGSVDR, via the coding sequence ATGAGTAGAATCGAAACCCGCACTGAACCAATGGTGCTAAATATGGGGCCTCATCATCCCTCAATGCACGGAGTTCTGCGGCTAATTATGACACTGGATGGTGAGGATGTCGTTGACTGTGAACCAGTCATTGGCTACCTGCACAGGGGAATGGAGAAAATTGCCGAAAACCGCTCAAACATCATGTATGTCCCCTACGTCAGCCGTTGGGACTATGCTGCGGGGATGTTCAACGAAGCGGTTACAGTGAACGCACCGGAAAAATTAGCAGGTGTCGCAGTTCCCAAACGCGCCAGCTACATTCGCGTGATTATGCTGGAACTAAACCGCATTGCTAACCACTTGCTATGGTTTGGCCCCTTCCTAGCTGACGTTGGCGCACAAACTCCCTTCTTCTATCAATTCCGGGAACGGGAGATGATTTATGATTTGTGGGAAGCTGCCACAGGTTATCGCATGGTAAACAACAACTACTTCCGCGTTGGTGGTGTAGCTGCTGATTTACCCTATGGTTGGGTAGATAAGTGTTTAGATTTCTGCGAGTATTTCATCCCCAAAGTTGATGAGTACGAACGTCTAGTTACCAATAACCCCATCTTCCGCCGACGTATTGAAGGTATTGGCACAATTACCCGCGAAGAAGCAATTAATTGGGGACTTTCTGGCCCCATGTTACGTGCTTCTGGGGTGAAGTGGGATTTGCGAAAAGTAGACCACTATGAATGTTACGATGATTTCGATTGGGATGTACAGTGGGAAACAACCGGTGATTGTCTCGCCCGTTACATGGTGCGGATGCGAGAAATGCGCGAATCGGTAAAAATCATTAAACAAGCTATTCAAGGTTTACCCGGTGGACCCTACGAAAACCTAGAAGCTAAACGCTTAATGGCCGGGAAAAAATCTGAGTGGGATGCTTTTGATTATCAATTCATTGGTAAAAAAGTTTCACCTTCCTTTAAAATTCCCACAGGTGAAATCTATGCCCGTGTAGAAAGTGGAAAAGGTGAACTGGGAATTTATTTAGTGGGTGATAATAATGTTTTCCCCTGGCGGTGGAAAATTCGCCCAGCAGACTTCAATAACTTGCAAATTCTTCCTCATTTATTGCGTGGGATGAAGGTTGCTGATATTGTGGTCATTCTCGGTAGTATTGACGTAATCATGGGATCTGTAGATAGATAA
- a CDS encoding type I restriction enzyme HsdR N-terminal domain-containing protein produces MELQNLSLDNEQSVREKFLMPLLKLLEYQDNDIKLEYPLKYPYVHKGTTKKPTPKRIDYMLSVNGKKKWVLDAKHPNESVSSLKNIHQVHSYADHKNIKVEFFAVCNGNQFAIYETKNTDDDKPVFEFNRSELLDKWYEIFNHLSVKAFQENKNDLTISFRPIIPYYDPQKKQELIKWFLSFILDNYKLKFINYKNNLDIAYNEYTDIFVENDQKDRGLLRYIDFLNKTIIDKHDIKDLTSRFVEEEEISYVYLLTNIPINEEANNYINNHNKKRPNEKINIVSCEELPRFLMKSQNLSIPYYKDKCTGHVENITLLATEEKKLYWAVEELNQKGESYRFLMFSAKNEEFNIDSLKSLLHQNKVWVGCLIDNGTHNINEFNDQNINDEIPIPHIPVAESFESDSACHPEDFIGREDIKKEFWNFINEVQEKKTDKRIFTIEGKSGYGKSSLILKLEQESQSKENIFFYQVDTRLLCKHSQEAFIVRSAIRKAIQESIEQNFISLHHYKIYINRERSLFYGNKSITTIIDYLRQNNKIIILCFDQFDYLFSKNDLLDIYKAFESIVIEIDSLEENFILGFSCRTGIPLTESIRDEWNELIKSIRKKVFKEIKEFNNSELDEYLNKFSQLLIKDKNQTIPSDVTRWLKDNFAFSPYLLRQVCSIIYNNPGVVSTIVHKTLKELIKNNFEEEFNKLSSREKFILNKIARDENITSLEECYAEELHKLETKRFLTCSNRKYTIPEIRKEYYLHGTLPEISTKYIPRMNVNGSLYAMRNINKFRTKIEVINFLVDEITYKELTSDNFWIDIQNIFYVHNSQNDQIIFPEEFHSHNQSNLDDYQIADYLSSYFQRHLIVEKILQNERIRNTDFFNMNTFKQIYSEVAADRSKENKNDDPPRLLTWLCFAGIFELIDPKMKLYKVPTITASAKHKGKILKCILKLTKQDKIANNCEDPIQLNFLN; encoded by the coding sequence ATTGAACTCCAAAATTTAAGTTTAGATAATGAGCAAAGTGTAAGAGAAAAGTTTTTAATGCCTTTATTAAAGTTATTAGAATATCAAGATAATGACATTAAACTAGAATATCCATTAAAGTATCCTTATGTTCACAAGGGAACAACAAAAAAACCAACGCCTAAACGTATAGATTATATGTTATCAGTGAATGGTAAAAAAAAATGGGTATTAGATGCTAAACATCCAAATGAATCTGTATCTAGTTTAAAAAATATACATCAAGTTCACAGTTATGCTGATCATAAAAATATAAAGGTTGAATTTTTTGCTGTGTGTAATGGTAATCAATTTGCAATATACGAAACAAAAAATACTGATGATGATAAACCAGTATTTGAATTTAACCGCTCAGAATTATTAGATAAATGGTATGAAATATTTAATCATTTATCAGTGAAAGCATTTCAAGAGAATAAAAATGATCTAACAATAAGTTTTCGCCCAATAATTCCCTATTATGATCCTCAAAAAAAGCAGGAACTAATTAAATGGTTTTTATCGTTTATTCTGGATAACTATAAACTAAAATTTATTAATTATAAAAATAACCTTGATATTGCTTATAACGAATATACAGATATTTTTGTTGAAAATGATCAAAAAGATAGAGGGTTACTTAGGTATATTGATTTTTTAAATAAAACAATTATTGATAAACATGATATAAAAGATTTAACTTCTCGATTTGTGGAAGAAGAAGAAATTTCTTATGTTTATTTATTAACAAATATTCCTATTAATGAAGAAGCGAATAATTATATTAATAATCATAACAAAAAACGTCCTAACGAAAAAATTAATATTGTCAGTTGTGAAGAATTACCTAGATTTTTAATGAAATCTCAGAATCTTTCTATTCCTTACTATAAAGATAAGTGTACAGGACACGTAGAAAATATAACATTATTAGCAACTGAAGAGAAAAAACTATATTGGGCAGTTGAAGAACTTAATCAAAAAGGTGAATCTTATCGTTTCTTAATGTTCTCCGCAAAAAATGAGGAATTTAATATAGACTCATTAAAATCTTTGTTACATCAGAATAAAGTATGGGTAGGTTGTTTAATTGACAATGGAACCCATAATATTAATGAATTTAATGATCAAAACATAAATGACGAAATACCTATCCCTCATATACCTGTAGCTGAAAGTTTTGAAAGTGATAGTGCTTGTCATCCTGAAGATTTTATTGGTAGAGAAGATATTAAAAAAGAATTTTGGAATTTTATTAATGAGGTTCAAGAGAAAAAGACTGATAAAAGAATTTTTACTATTGAAGGAAAATCAGGGTATGGAAAGTCATCTCTCATCCTTAAATTAGAACAAGAATCACAAAGTAAGGAGAATATTTTTTTCTATCAAGTTGATACTAGATTATTATGTAAGCATTCTCAAGAAGCTTTTATTGTTCGTAGTGCTATTAGAAAAGCTATTCAAGAATCTATTGAGCAAAATTTTATATCTTTACACCATTATAAGATTTATATCAATAGAGAAAGATCCTTGTTTTATGGAAATAAATCTATTACAACTATTATAGATTATCTGAGACAAAATAATAAAATTATTATTTTGTGTTTTGATCAATTTGATTATCTATTTTCCAAGAATGATTTACTAGATATATATAAAGCATTTGAGTCAATAGTAATTGAAATAGATTCTTTAGAAGAAAATTTTATCTTAGGATTTTCTTGCAGAACTGGTATACCTTTAACTGAAAGTATTAGAGATGAATGGAATGAATTAATAAAATCCATAAGAAAAAAAGTATTTAAAGAAATAAAAGAATTTAACAACTCAGAATTAGATGAATACTTAAATAAATTTTCTCAGCTTTTAATTAAAGATAAAAATCAAACAATTCCCTCTGATGTAACAAGATGGTTAAAGGACAATTTTGCATTTTCCCCATACTTGCTCAGACAAGTTTGTAGCATTATTTATAATAACCCTGGTGTCGTATCTACTATTGTTCATAAAACACTAAAGGAACTAATTAAAAATAATTTTGAAGAAGAATTCAATAAATTAAGTAGTCGTGAAAAATTCATACTCAATAAAATAGCTAGAGATGAGAATATAACATCTTTAGAAGAATGTTATGCGGAAGAACTACATAAATTAGAAACCAAAAGGTTTTTAACTTGTTCAAACAGAAAATATACTATTCCTGAGATAAGAAAAGAATATTATTTACATGGAACATTACCTGAAATATCTACAAAGTATATCCCACGCATGAATGTAAATGGTTCTTTATATGCTATGAGAAATATTAATAAATTTAGGACTAAAATAGAAGTTATCAATTTTTTAGTTGATGAAATAACATATAAAGAACTAACATCTGATAATTTTTGGATAGATATTCAGAATATTTTTTATGTACATAATTCACAAAATGATCAAATTATATTTCCAGAGGAATTTCATAGTCATAATCAATCAAATTTAGATGATTATCAAATAGCAGACTACCTATCAAGTTATTTTCAACGACATTTAATTGTAGAAAAAATATTGCAAAATGAACGTATTAGAAATACAGATTTTTTTAATATGAACACTTTTAAACAAATATATAGTGAAGTTGCAGCAGATAGGAGTAAAGAAAATAAAAATGATGATCCTCCTAGATTGCTTACTTGGTTATGTTTTGCAGGGATATTTGAATTAATAGATCCGAAAATGAAACTTTATAAAGTCCCAACAATCACTGCTTCTGCCAAACACAAGGGAAAGATATTAAAATGTATTTTAAAACTTACAAAACAAGACAAAATAGCAAATAATTGTGAAGACCCAATACAATTAAATTTTCTCAATTAA
- a CDS encoding type ISP restriction/modification enzyme — protein sequence MFDEKGDKLFKCHLMKKTGLEISTYPIAGSNIVEQVKYNEPNQQVWINSEQYFDQVPPQIWNFYIGGYQVCQKWLKDRKSRKLTFEDLTHYQNIISIISETIKTMEDIDKVIEKYGGFPLE from the coding sequence ATTTTTGATGAGAAAGGAGATAAATTATTTAAATGTCATTTAATGAAAAAAACAGGATTAGAAATTTCTACTTATCCTATTGCTGGTTCTAATATTGTAGAACAAGTTAAATATAATGAACCTAATCAGCAAGTTTGGATAAATTCTGAACAATACTTTGATCAAGTTCCTCCACAAATATGGAATTTTTATATAGGTGGTTATCAAGTTTGTCAAAAATGGCTGAAAGATAGGAAAAGTAGAAAATTAACTTTTGAGGATCTTACTCATTATCAAAACATTATTTCTATAATATCGGAGACTATAAAAACTATGGAAGATATTGATAAAGTTATTGAAAAATATGGCGGTTTTCCGTTAGAATGA
- a CDS encoding HNH endonuclease, translated as MVINNSVRLNVRKRAKYLCEYCHSPERSNATPFTIDHIIPQSLGGSDDLNNLALACHRCNQRRYNFRNGIDTETQTEVPLFNPRNQNWSDHFIWTKNGLNIIGTTPIGRATCNRFDFNDQNHDDGFIISSRQLWLTAGWHPPIDDPCQEK; from the coding sequence GTGGTTATTAATAATTCTGTTCGTTTAAACGTCCGCAAAAGGGCAAAATACTTGTGTGAATATTGTCACTCACCAGAACGTTCAAATGCGACACCATTTACCATTGATCATATAATTCCCCAATCTTTAGGGGGATCAGATGACCTCAATAATTTAGCTTTAGCTTGTCATCGTTGTAATCAAAGGCGATATAATTTTAGAAATGGGATTGATACAGAAACACAAACAGAAGTTCCACTATTTAATCCTAGAAATCAAAATTGGTCAGATCATTTTATATGGACAAAAAATGGGTTAAATATTATTGGAACAACTCCTATAGGTCGTGCAACTTGTAATCGTTTTGATTTTAATGATCAAAATCATGATGATGGGTTTATTATAAGTTCTCGCCAACTTTGGTTAACAGCCGGTTGGCATCCACCTATAGATGATCCATGTCAAGAAAAATAA
- the rsmH gene encoding 16S rRNA (cytosine(1402)-N(4))-methyltransferase RsmH, translating into MESDLQTPIDSEEITFSHIPVLSQEVITGLNIQPGGHYLDLTVGGGGHSRLILEAAEDVKVTAVDQDLDALNAAKANLAEFGDRVKFIHSNFANYAFPANTYDGILADLGVSSYHLDQPERGFSFRNAANLDMRMNQEQSLTAADVINEWDEKELADIFFQYGEERLSRRIARRIVEKRPFQTTTELADAIAYSVPPKYRHGRIHPATRVFQALRIAVNDELKVLETLIDKAPLALVPGGRIVMISFHSLEDRLVKHGLRNSPMLKVLTKKPIIAGEEEIAQNVRSRSAKLRIAEKN; encoded by the coding sequence ATGGAATCAGATTTACAAACCCCAATAGATTCAGAAGAAATTACATTTTCCCATATTCCTGTTCTGAGTCAAGAAGTGATTACAGGTTTAAATATCCAGCCTGGTGGACATTATTTAGATTTAACTGTTGGTGGTGGTGGCCACAGTCGGTTAATTTTAGAAGCGGCTGAAGATGTAAAAGTAACTGCTGTTGATCAAGATTTAGATGCTTTAAATGCTGCAAAAGCTAATTTAGCTGAGTTTGGAGATAGAGTCAAATTTATTCATAGCAACTTTGCAAATTACGCATTTCCCGCAAATACTTATGATGGGATTTTAGCAGATTTGGGTGTGAGTTCTTATCATTTAGATCAGCCAGAACGGGGTTTTAGTTTTCGCAATGCGGCAAATTTAGATATGCGAATGAATCAAGAACAGTCTCTTACTGCTGCTGATGTAATTAATGAGTGGGATGAAAAGGAATTAGCAGATATATTCTTTCAATATGGTGAGGAAAGACTTTCACGACGTATTGCCAGAAGAATTGTGGAGAAACGCCCATTTCAGACTACTACAGAATTGGCAGATGCGATCGCATATTCTGTCCCTCCTAAATACCGTCATGGTAGAATCCACCCCGCTACCCGCGTTTTTCAAGCTTTGCGAATTGCTGTCAATGATGAGTTAAAGGTGCTGGAAACTTTAATAGATAAAGCACCATTAGCTTTAGTTCCCGGTGGCAGAATTGTGATGATTAGCTTTCACAGCTTGGAAGATAGGTTAGTCAAGCATGGGTTAAGAAATTCGCCCATGTTAAAGGTATTGACAAAAAAACCAATTATTGCTGGTGAAGAAGAGATTGCTCAAAATGTGCGATCGCGCTCCGCTAAATTAAGGATAGCAGAAAAAAATTAG
- a CDS encoding four helix bundle protein, translated as MQPARTFEDLIVWQKAHQFVLGVYQLTANFPKSEIYGLTSQFRRASISIPANIAEGFKKKGDLDKVRFMNIAQASVEECRYYLILTNDLGYGNTSEVMLRLQEVSRLLDSYAKAILKNSTS; from the coding sequence ATGCAACCTGCGAGAACATTTGAAGATTTAATAGTTTGGCAAAAAGCACATCAGTTTGTGTTAGGAGTATATCAATTAACTGCGAATTTTCCCAAGTCAGAAATATATGGACTTACCTCTCAATTTAGACGCGCATCAATTTCTATTCCTGCAAATATAGCGGAAGGATTTAAGAAAAAGGGAGATTTAGATAAAGTAAGATTTATGAATATAGCACAGGCTTCTGTCGAAGAATGTCGATACTATCTTATTCTCACAAATGATTTGGGATATGGTAACACTTCAGAAGTAATGTTGAGATTGCAAGAAGTTAGTAGATTATTAGATAGTTATGCAAAAGCTATTCTCAAAAATTCTACCTCCTAA